One genomic segment of Mesoterricola silvestris includes these proteins:
- a CDS encoding tetratricopeptide repeat-containing diguanylate cyclase — MPSRFRRNAATWCLGVPALVCLLPATSLGAQTAPWSNRKLNELRKKIEADNRTHPAASLAWEDEALALIAKEPDPAAETWFLIRRVQDGIVLKEFATSRDLADRARRLIRATGNPRDHFLLEVEAASLFSVTERFAEAKKTVEALLPALETYRKDNPRDLEMGRLLERAYRSLATSQRNLGRLPEAIGVLQKAQRISEEVGDTAGHARILDQMGYLYVIMLRFEDAVASHRAAIAMAESLGDLALQAEFHLSLANALGSSGDSTRQLAEMKIAVDLADKVHASNIKLVCSVNMADVYLGKKDYRSTLKYADAALKLATAAQDAGSVAVCQVNRGIALNRLGNSAEGLKAIQEGLAHFRETEAVNDTAEITGNLAEEYAFAGDYRRAYETMVEFKNLSDSLMKSQDLKQIADSSAAFENDKQQLQIEALHRDGRNQARQRILWIALGVLGFGTAGVLVLSRRRLESANKALADMSLRDPLTSLANRRYLTTRIAEDLAQVIRMRRVGTTEGGKDRLVANIDVVFMMIDIDHFKTVNDNFGHVAGDNVLKQFAGILSQTMRDSDTVVRWGGEEFFVVAKHTSRLDAHVVAERIRSRVEEFPFDLGNGVQIHKTCSIGFASYPFFRREPSKVAWEKVAEVADQCLYAAKAMGRNTWVGVHEAMDTPTPLQEIMAGYPDVSELVAQGVLKAESRKDQRITWVK; from the coding sequence ATGCCTTCACGGTTCCGCAGAAACGCAGCCACCTGGTGTCTTGGGGTCCCGGCCCTGGTTTGCCTGCTCCCAGCGACCAGCCTGGGCGCCCAGACCGCGCCTTGGTCCAATCGCAAACTGAACGAACTCAGGAAGAAGATCGAGGCTGACAATCGTACCCACCCCGCGGCCTCCCTGGCCTGGGAGGATGAGGCCCTGGCCCTCATCGCCAAGGAACCGGACCCCGCCGCGGAAACCTGGTTCCTCATCCGGCGGGTCCAGGATGGCATCGTCCTCAAGGAATTCGCGACCTCCCGGGACCTGGCCGACCGCGCCCGGCGCCTGATCCGCGCCACGGGCAACCCGCGGGATCACTTCCTCCTCGAGGTGGAAGCCGCCTCCCTGTTTTCGGTGACGGAACGCTTCGCCGAGGCCAAGAAGACGGTGGAGGCCCTCCTTCCTGCCCTGGAAACCTACCGGAAGGACAACCCGCGGGATCTGGAAATGGGGCGCCTCCTGGAACGCGCCTACCGCAGCCTCGCCACATCGCAACGGAACCTGGGGAGGTTGCCCGAGGCCATCGGCGTGCTCCAGAAGGCCCAGCGGATAAGTGAAGAGGTGGGTGACACCGCCGGGCATGCCAGGATCCTGGACCAGATGGGCTATCTGTACGTCATCATGCTGCGCTTCGAGGATGCCGTGGCCTCCCACCGGGCTGCCATCGCCATGGCCGAAAGCCTGGGCGACCTCGCGCTGCAGGCCGAATTCCATCTCTCCCTGGCCAACGCCCTGGGCTCCTCCGGAGATTCCACCCGCCAACTGGCGGAAATGAAGATTGCCGTCGATCTTGCGGATAAGGTTCATGCGTCCAATATTAAGCTCGTCTGTTCGGTCAATATGGCCGATGTCTATCTGGGCAAGAAGGACTACCGCTCGACCCTGAAATATGCCGACGCGGCCCTGAAATTGGCCACCGCCGCCCAGGACGCCGGTTCTGTCGCCGTCTGTCAGGTCAATCGCGGAATCGCCCTGAACCGCCTGGGAAACAGCGCCGAAGGGCTCAAGGCCATCCAGGAGGGCCTGGCCCATTTCCGGGAGACCGAGGCCGTCAACGACACGGCCGAGATCACCGGAAACCTCGCCGAGGAATACGCCTTCGCCGGGGACTACCGCAGGGCCTACGAAACCATGGTGGAATTCAAGAACTTGTCCGATTCCCTCATGAAGTCCCAGGACTTGAAACAGATCGCCGATTCCAGCGCCGCCTTCGAGAACGACAAACAGCAGCTCCAGATCGAGGCCCTCCACCGGGACGGACGGAATCAGGCCCGGCAGCGCATCCTTTGGATCGCCCTGGGGGTTCTGGGGTTCGGCACCGCGGGGGTGCTGGTGCTGAGCCGCCGCCGTCTGGAATCCGCCAACAAGGCCCTCGCGGACATGAGCCTCCGGGACCCGCTGACCTCCCTCGCCAACCGCCGCTACCTCACCACCCGCATCGCCGAGGACCTCGCCCAGGTCATCCGCATGAGGAGGGTCGGAACCACCGAAGGCGGCAAGGACCGGCTGGTCGCCAATATCGACGTGGTTTTCATGATGATCGATATCGATCACTTCAAGACGGTCAACGACAATTTCGGCCACGTCGCGGGGGACAACGTCCTGAAGCAGTTCGCCGGCATCCTCTCCCAGACCATGCGGGACTCGGACACCGTGGTCCGGTGGGGCGGGGAGGAATTCTTCGTGGTCGCCAAGCATACGTCCCGCCTGGACGCCCACGTCGTGGCCGAACGCATCCGCAGCCGGGTGGAGGAATTCCCCTTCGACCTGGGCAATGGCGTGCAGATCCACAAGACCTGCTCCATCGGCTTCGCCTCCTACCCCTTCTTTCGCCGGGAGCCGTCCAAGGTGGCCTGGGAGAAGGTGGCCGAAGTGGCCGATCAGTGCCTCTATGCGGCCAAGGCGATGGGCCGGAACACCTGGGTCGGGGTGCACGAGGCCATGGATACCCCGACGCCGCTCCAGGAAATCATGGCGGGTTATCCGGACGTGTCCGAACTGGTGGCCCAGGGCGTGCTGAAGGCCGAGAGCCGCAAGGACCAGCGGATCACCTGGGTCAAGTAG
- a CDS encoding gamma-glutamylcyclotransferase family protein has protein sequence MEADGVFVYGALREGGRAHSWLLRTNPEGLTGAHVPGRLFHLPAHGIPALVPGDEPPLGPPGPGWVAGEFAGYEDEASLASALEDLDQVEDVEGGLFERRVIPVVLDSGHRFGAWVYVFPPDRLTRLEREGVELPTGDWKEYLGE, from the coding sequence ATGGAGGCGGATGGGGTCTTCGTCTACGGCGCCCTTCGCGAGGGTGGGCGGGCCCATTCCTGGCTCCTGCGCACGAACCCCGAGGGCCTCACCGGGGCCCATGTTCCGGGCCGGCTATTCCACCTCCCCGCCCACGGCATCCCGGCCCTGGTCCCCGGGGACGAACCGCCCCTCGGCCCCCCCGGTCCGGGCTGGGTCGCGGGGGAGTTCGCCGGCTACGAGGACGAGGCATCCCTGGCCAGCGCCCTGGAGGATCTGGATCAGGTGGAGGACGTGGAGGGGGGCCTTTTCGAGCGGAGGGTCATCCCGGTGGTCCTGGATTCGGGGCACCGCTTTGGCGCCTGGGTCTATGTCTTTCCCCCTGACCGCCTGACGCGCCTGGAGCGGGAGGGGGTTGAATTGCCCACCGGGGACTGGAAAGAATACCTTGGGGAGTGA
- a CDS encoding response regulator: protein MASPAKGRILVVDDEPLIREMAREILENSGYTVSEAVDGQAGLDLFLETAGGFDLVILDLVMPRLHGFQVMDRILQASPRTRILISSGFSPDTRPELTRTTPTRAFLAKPYRSRDLLEQVSRLLAAEP, encoded by the coding sequence ATGGCAAGCCCAGCCAAAGGCAGGATCCTGGTGGTGGATGACGAGCCGCTGATCAGGGAGATGGCGCGGGAGATCCTGGAGAATTCCGGGTACACCGTTTCGGAAGCCGTGGATGGCCAGGCCGGCCTCGACCTGTTCCTGGAAACAGCGGGGGGCTTTGATCTGGTCATCCTCGATTTGGTGATGCCCCGCCTCCACGGGTTCCAGGTCATGGACCGGATCCTCCAGGCCAGCCCCAGGACCCGGATTCTCATCAGCAGCGGCTTCTCGCCGGACACCCGGCCCGAACTGACCCGCACGACCCCCACCCGGGCCTTCCTCGCCAAGCCCTACCGCAGCCGCGACCTCCTGGAGCAGGTGAGCCGGCTCCTGGCCGCGGAGCCGTGA
- a CDS encoding serine hydroxymethyltransferase, giving the protein MPMYEALRVADPAIFQALELEVQRQRHHLELIASENYASRPVMQAMGSHFTNKYAEGYPGRRYYGGCVNVDTVEDLARTRAKQLFGAEHANVQPHSGAQANMAVYFSILKPGDTVLGLDLAHGGHLTHGHPLNSSGILYKFVGYHVDRETEKVDMDEVRRLAQEHKPKLIVVGASAYSRTFDFPAFRAIADEVGALMMVDMAHIAGLVATGHHPSPVPFADFVTTTTHKTLRGPRGGLVLCKERFAKDLDRALFPGVQGGPLMHVVAAKAVALGEALKPEFKAYQEQVVRNAAALAKALTSKGWRVVSGGTDNHLMLVDVFQQGILGNEAEQTLDKAGITVNKNGIPFDPNPPLKPSGIRIGSPAITTRGMKEPEMERIAGWIDLALRFRAEEASTARIRQEVFEQTGLFPIPE; this is encoded by the coding sequence ATGCCCATGTACGAAGCCCTGCGAGTCGCGGACCCGGCCATCTTCCAGGCCCTGGAGCTGGAAGTCCAGCGCCAGCGCCATCATCTGGAGCTCATCGCTTCCGAGAACTACGCGTCCAGGCCGGTCATGCAGGCCATGGGCAGCCATTTCACCAACAAGTACGCCGAGGGTTATCCCGGCCGCAGGTACTACGGCGGCTGCGTCAACGTCGATACCGTCGAGGACCTGGCCCGCACCCGCGCCAAGCAGCTCTTCGGGGCCGAACACGCCAATGTCCAGCCCCACAGCGGAGCCCAGGCCAACATGGCCGTGTACTTCTCCATCCTGAAGCCCGGCGACACCGTGCTGGGCCTGGATCTGGCCCACGGCGGCCACCTCACCCACGGCCACCCCCTCAACAGCTCCGGCATCCTCTACAAGTTCGTCGGGTACCACGTGGACCGGGAGACCGAGAAGGTGGACATGGACGAGGTCCGCCGCCTGGCCCAGGAGCACAAGCCCAAGCTCATCGTCGTGGGCGCCTCCGCCTACTCCCGCACCTTCGATTTCCCCGCCTTCCGGGCCATCGCCGACGAAGTGGGCGCCCTCATGATGGTCGACATGGCCCACATCGCGGGTCTCGTGGCCACCGGGCACCACCCCAGCCCCGTCCCCTTCGCCGACTTCGTCACCACCACCACCCACAAGACCCTGCGCGGCCCCCGCGGCGGCCTCGTGCTCTGCAAGGAGCGCTTCGCCAAGGACCTGGACCGGGCCCTTTTCCCCGGCGTGCAGGGAGGGCCCCTCATGCACGTGGTGGCGGCCAAGGCCGTGGCCCTGGGCGAGGCCCTCAAGCCCGAATTCAAGGCCTACCAGGAGCAGGTGGTGCGCAACGCCGCGGCCCTCGCCAAGGCGCTCACCTCCAAGGGCTGGCGGGTGGTCTCCGGGGGCACCGACAACCACCTGATGCTGGTGGACGTCTTCCAGCAGGGCATCCTGGGCAACGAGGCCGAACAGACCCTCGACAAGGCCGGCATCACCGTGAACAAGAACGGCATCCCCTTCGATCCCAACCCCCCCCTCAAGCCTTCGGGCATCCGCATCGGATCGCCCGCGATCACCACCCGGGGCATGAAGGAGCCCGAGATGGAGCGCATCGCGGGATGGATCGACCTGGCCCTGCGTTTCCGGGCGGAGGAGGCCTCCACGGCCCGCATCCGCCAGGAGGTCTTCGAGCAGACCGGGCTCTTCCCCATCCCCGAATAG